The proteins below are encoded in one region of Caulobacter henricii:
- a CDS encoding CPBP family intramembrane glutamic endopeptidase, translating into MKQIELYAARTSRHRRTWTAAAIPLIVLFFIAGQLLTIFGILKPMGFHQADLATQWQPLTIQLLGFGFTALLILAWAWLFERRSPATLGLNGDALLRYGRGLLVGAGFLFAAIGLACALGGYRIEGFGVWSGPTLALFLPILCIFGGFMIQGATEELMLRGWLMQLVASRHGLVIAVIINSLIFALLHAGNIEPSPELALALVNLVLFAVMISLYAIKEGSLWGVCAWHSIWNTLLGVGFGLDVSGGKIAVQSLVVDLAPAQGAAWWLTGGAFGPEASVATSIVLLAGVVYFLVTGTLRQGARYSAPGLG; encoded by the coding sequence ATGAAACAGATCGAACTCTATGCCGCGCGCACGTCGCGCCATCGCCGCACCTGGACGGCGGCCGCGATCCCGCTGATCGTGCTGTTCTTCATCGCCGGCCAGCTGCTGACGATCTTCGGCATCCTCAAGCCGATGGGCTTTCACCAGGCCGATCTGGCCACCCAGTGGCAGCCCCTGACCATCCAGCTTCTGGGCTTTGGCTTCACGGCCCTGCTGATCCTGGCCTGGGCCTGGCTGTTCGAGCGCCGCTCGCCGGCCACCCTCGGACTGAACGGCGACGCCCTTTTGCGCTATGGCCGCGGTCTGCTGGTCGGTGCCGGCTTCCTGTTCGCCGCGATCGGCCTGGCCTGTGCCCTGGGCGGCTACCGGATCGAAGGTTTCGGCGTCTGGAGCGGTCCGACCCTCGCCCTGTTCCTGCCGATCCTCTGCATCTTCGGCGGCTTCATGATCCAGGGCGCGACCGAGGAGCTGATGCTGCGCGGCTGGCTGATGCAGCTGGTGGCCTCGCGCCATGGCCTGGTCATCGCCGTGATCATCAATTCGCTGATCTTCGCCCTGCTGCATGCCGGCAATATCGAACCGTCGCCCGAACTGGCCCTGGCCCTGGTCAATCTGGTGCTGTTTGCCGTGATGATCAGCCTCTATGCGATCAAGGAAGGCTCCCTGTGGGGCGTCTGCGCCTGGCACTCGATATGGAACACCCTGCTGGGCGTCGGCTTTGGTCTCGATGTCAGTGGCGGCAAGATCGCCGTCCAGAGCCTGGTCGTCGACCTCGCCCCGGCCCAGGGCGCTGCCTGGTGGCTGACCGGCGGAGCCTTTGGTCCGGAAGCCAGCGTGGCAACCAGCATCGTGCTGCTGGCCGGCGTGGTCTATTTCCTCGTCACCGGCACCCTGCGCCAGGGCGCACGCTATTCGGCGCCGGGGCTGGGATAG